The sequence TAGAAGGCCTGCAATAGGACCTGCTGTTGTTGACAAATAGCACTGGGAGGCCTTCAACAGTTTTTCATCTTCGCTAACAACAAATAACTGCTTAAAGATTTTTTCCACCCCTCCTACTTGAAGAATCTTAGCCCCCAGGCTCAGCTTTCCTTTGACTGTTTCACTAATCTTTGGCCCTAGTCTCACTGCAGTTTCAAAATTATCAAGAACAGGAAGACGATTGTTAGGATAAAGTAAAAACTCTCATGAAATTTGAAGACTGGATGATTCCAGGAGAAAAGTAGTTACCATGCTCTCGAACACCATTTGCAAAATTGTCTGCTTTCTTTCCTAGCTTGTTCATCATCTTAAGCATCGAGTACTCTGCTTTGCATTGTTTAAAATATGCCTGAGGGTATTGGCCATCAGGTCCTGGCAAGAATCTCAGAGGCGATCTCCTAGCAGTGTATGCTGCTGAGTTGATTGGAATTCCTAAAGCTTGATCCTGAAATGTGTTCTTCATTTCTGATTGAAAAGCTGGAAATTTACTCTAGCCTCTTGTCTCTTTTGTTATTAGCAAGAGAACAGATATCTATAAGAGGAGATGATTTGATTCCTATGGTTGAAGAACTATTGTATTATGCAAAGGTATTTAAAGGGATAGGTTGTTGCTGGTGGGTCACAGCATGAATCATCCATGGCtcgtcaataaaaataaaggaagacTCGGTGAGATTGATTGCTTACAGAAAAAGATTTATGCAAAGGCCCAAATCTTCTTTTATGAAATTCTATTTAACAACTTGGCTCTCGCTATGCAAGAATTCTTTTCATAGAGAATGAACAAGTCTAGACTCTAggggaataaaataaaaaaattggggCAGGGTAGAATTAATGTCTTCACTTGCTCAAGAAAATTGAGCCATTGTTTTTTGTTCCCTTCTGCTATACCAAGAAACAACAACAGCAAAGAAAAAGACTCAATGGTTTATGGAGGGTTTAGATGACAAATTGGAGGGCAAAAatgcataatatttattttggggGACTATTTCATAACAATTCCTTGAGAATTTTAGAAGTGTAGGGGAGATTTTTAAGAATTGTCAAGCTTTGGGAGGAACAGGCCACCCCGTAAATTCGTCCTTGCCCTGATTCGAGGAAGGCAATCTTTGGGGAAATCAAGTTAATTCCATCATGAGAAGGGGCCCAATAAGATTAACAGTACTCCAATTATGTGGGGACAGCTTTTAAATCATGCAAAATCCAAACAAAGCATTGTGGTGTGTCTTTTGGCTCTCACACCGACTCTTGACAGTGTGGCATTGATGCCTTCTGAGTTGGCATTTTAGCTTTCTGATGTCATCTTTCTTTTGACATCAAGATAAGAAAAAGGAGTGCTTAAAAGGGCTTTTGCTGAACAAGTGCAATGTTGGCTACACGGTAAATGGTGTTTTTCTGACATCAGAATTCGGAACTCCAGAAGTTTCTGCAGAGAATCTGATTTGGCTGTGTGGAAAAGAGAATGCCTTGGATAAAAGAGCAGTACTGAGGTCTTTATTGCAAATTTAATTACCTagtcatggaaaaaaaatgaaaaaagaacaaCTTATCACAACACAACAATGACAAAAGAATTGCATGGATTTCTTTATCTGGAAAAAATAATGCAACCTTTATGGCCTTTTCTTACATAACCATAACCTGTTATCTCATCCTTTTTTTCCCAGATGCCCATCTCATCGTTGAGTCATGAACAGTAAAGGTCTGGTCCTTTGCCTtagtggaaaagaaaaggagtacaAATGGTAGAATGCAAAGGCCGGCATCAGCAACTTGTGTTGAGAAAGAACATGATGACTCGTACTTTAATGCTCTACTCAGAAAGATAATTGCCACATCAAACCCACATCAGCTTCCTCCTCCCCCACGCGAGAAGAAGCAGGAGTTGAAGAATTCAAGTTTCTAGATTTCATGTTGTTGACCAGGCGGCAGCATGCATGGCTGGCAAGCTTTGAGGAAAGCCGGCAAAACAAAACTGTGGACAGAATGTCGGCTCTGCATCCTGAACTGGTGTTGAGAGGTCTCAGGTTGTGATGGTACTTTTGTACTTTTGCCATTCTCTTGATGATTTCTAGAGTGGTATATGCATTGCCTTATTCACATTGACCACTTTTCTCCATTTTCCTTCCATGACAAACCATAATCAGAAAAACATCATTACAATTTAACCTCTTCAAAACTTTTGTTGCCAGCATTTCTGCATCATCAGCAGACGATGATTGGGTTAACCTAAATTATAAGCTTGAcatctcataaaaataattttatttttagtataatgttctctccttttcttttcctaaaaaaCACGAGATTTATGGTAGTAGTTAACCTAAATTATCGCCTTGTTACGGCAGCTACAATCGAAAGTTGAGGTCTAGTGTTGGGTCATTCTATCGTGGTCCATTTTGTTCTCTGTTTTCTTCGGGCATTCTTTCTTACATGAGAAACGTAAGTGTTCCGGGCCAGTTCCACCTGATTAATTTAAGAAGCCCATGGACCTTTAATgcatgaaaattatattttgcttATTGAATCCAAACTAAAAACCGAACTgacaaaaaaagttatttctGTTGTCTCCTTTCTAGCAGCGAAGAGATTCTGGGTGCGATTACACGGAGTACGGTGCCATTTCTTTCAGTAATTTCTTGGTTGCAATGCGAAAGCACTGGGAAATTATTAGGAAAATGTAGAGGAAGGTCCATTCTCCTTTCTTGATTCAAGATTATATaagttattattcttattaataGCCTAAAATAAACATTTCATTTGGTGAATCAATCGGCACGGTGAGAGCATTTGAAGCCAAAATACTGGACAAAACTCATGCATTAGTTTACCACTGCCAAGTCTATCATGAGGTTCACAAAACAATCCCAATTCATTTGTCTGGCCTTGCTCTTCGTGTTGGGAGCTTGGCCCTCTGAATCTGTCGCTCGTACCCTCCAGGATGTGTCCATGTATGAGAGGCACGAGCAATGGATGGCTCAGTATGGACGTGTATACAAGGATGACGCTGAGAAGAAGACGCGTTACATCGTATTCAAGGAAAATGTTGCACGCATAGATGCATTTAACAGCCAAACTGGCAAATCTTACAAACTCGGTGTCAATCAATTTGCAGATCTTTCAAATGAAGAATTCAAAGCTTCACGTAATAGATTCAAGGGCCATATGTACTTTGGAGGATTTAAAAATTGGGCGGACCTGGACCTACAACATCTATTGTTATAATTTCAAGCAATCAAATCGAAGCTATCATCATATCTATATCTTTCAATTATCGTTGTGGGTCAATGTGCTTTTGTTCTTGTTGATGAAGTGAAGGTGACTCATGCAACAAGAAGCTAAAGGCTCACCAATTCGTAGCCCCTTTATCCCTTCATGTATGTGTGTGCTTTCAGAATCCAAGTCCGATCAACCTAAACTGATTCTGCATCTCTCAGAGCATGATCTGCCGGCATGTACAGGCACAGAACAGAAAGGCAGCCGGAGATGGTAAGGCCAGAAGTGAATAAATCTTCTCTGCTAATGGAGGGTTGATCACTTTAGAACATTCTTCTGGGGGGGGAGcgatttatattaattgttttagcATAATCCATATGATTCACCTTGGATCTATACGTGTAGTAGGACTAGAAAATCATAATCTTGTCCTTTCCCAACTGTTTGATTTCCAGGAAGAGCAATCTTCTACCCTTCTTCTCTCTCCCTTTTTTGATGCGGTCGGTTTTCTGCTGTGAGTAagagaaggttttttttattcgaacAATGGATTGACATGTGAGAAATGAAGCTGATGTGGATATGACATGTCAGTTTGCCTTTCCCTCAAACGTGAAAAGCTATACTTAACAGCAACTACTTCACATTCATGGGTTAATGTTGagataatcatttaatttgtaagaaaaaaagagttgaagtATGCTTACCAGTACGGTGCTTGGCCTGCTTGAAATCCAGTCACCAACACCTCAGCATTGAAGAGGAGTTTTAATCCATTTGAGCAAATgacttttcctttcctttgctGGTTTTTGTCGGGTCTGTCTTATCCTTGCAATTCAACAACTTCCACAATCTAAGAAAAAGCAGCAGCCCCTCTTGGAAGCTTGACGAAACTTGACACAAAGGACATGTTATCAAACAACTTTTAAGGTTGTAATGGCCACCTTAAAATATGGTTGATACAACAGAGATGGAAGAAAAAAGGAGTGGGGTGGCACAGAAAGCTAAAGTGCCAGCTCAAAAAGCTTTATGAACACACCCTCACACAGTCAGCAAATTGAAGAAAAGAAGCCATGCGATGGTTGTTAGGACTGATGACTAAGAACAGTCCCAACTAATCagaaaaattttctttattttcatggcCCCATTTGGATAAAGGTTAGagattttccaaacttttcaaGGGAAAGTATTCCGAGGAAGCAAACTGAAAAAACAGGATGAGATTTCTCACCTCATAAGAACAGTCTTCTGGCCATCAATTTAACATGCTCTGCCGGCACTACTGTCATTCTTGATGATGCTAAAACGGAATGATCCCAttcccaatttattttttttaattctggaGCAAATGCCTTGACCTATCAGCTAACATGTTTGAAGTCAATGGCCAATCCCTGAAAAATGACTTTcaggaaattttaaaatttgacagagtttttttttttatagtgattcaagagagattaaaaataagaacACCAGGGCacaacaatatctttttttaaagcaaTAGAACATGCCATCATCTCTACATCTGTCCTTGCAATATATCTTTATGAGTCATTATGTGTGCCTTTGTCCTTGTCGATGAGCCATGGGTGAGTCATGCAAccataaaaagttaaaagattCATTCGTACCTCTTTATATAGACTTGCAGAATACAAGGTTTGATCAACCTAAGCAGCCTCTACATATCTCTCAAAGCAAAATACACTGGTCTGTTGACATTTGCAGCAGCACCGGAAAAACAGTTCGAGTCATTGATTCCAGGCGTTATCAAACCTTCCCTGCCCATCAAATATGAAGACTTCACAGAAACAAGTTATCGGAATTCCAATCAGATCAGCAGCATATTCTGTTGAGAAGATGCCAAGACTGttacttgaaaatgctgagCAGCGCTATATTCCAACCCCTGCAAATAAATCTCTGACATGCAAGCAAAGTATATTTCTTTCCCCCATTTCCTCTTTTGATCTCCCCTAAAAATGAAGGGAGGCTTTTGTTTACTAATCAGGTAGTCTTGTAATATCGCAGATAAAACAGATTCATTGCTTAAGAGGATGAACAAGCTAGGGAAAAAAGCTGACAAATTTGCTCATGGAATCCGAGAGCATGGTAAGTTATTGGAAATGTGATTCGTGATCAAGGATCATCAAGTTTCCTCTCATTCAACACCTTGCAGATGCTAAATTCATCTCAATTTTGTAACTGCAGTGAAACTGGGGACCAGGATCACTGAAACTCTTAAAGGGAAGCTGAGCTTGGGGGCTAGGATTATTCAAGTAGGAGGGGTGAAGAAAGTTTTCAGGAAGCTATTTGGTGTTGGTGAAGGAGAGAGATTGCTGAAGGTTTGCCAATGTTATTTGTCAACCACAGCTGGTCCTATTGCAGGCCTCCTCTTTACCTCTACTGAAAAGATTGCCTTCTGCAGTGAGAGATCGATTAAATTGTCTTCTCCAGAAGGAAAGTTGACCAGGATTCATTATAAGGTAACAAGAAAAATAACGTTACTTCTGTCCCTCCCTCGTCTCGTCTCCCTCTCTAGCATCTCTGATCTCTAACATCCAGGAACAATATCAAATTATGCAGGTAGTTATCCCATTAAGAAAGGTAAAGACAGCCAACCAAAGTGAGAATGTGAAGAAGCCATCGGAGAAGTACATAGAAATAGTAACGGtagatgattttgatttctGGTTTATGGGTTTCTTCAGCTGTCAGAAAGCTTTCAAGTCTCTTCAGCAGGCAATAGCTCAAAAACAGATGAATACAAGCCATTCAACTCTGATGTAAACAGAagttttttctcccttttgttTCATCAAATGTAACTAAATGACATGAGAGGGGTCAACACGATCAGTTGATCATAGAAAATGTAAAGAGTTGTTCTAAACTATGGGAATTAATGGATCTTGATTTCTCAACCTTCTGGATTAAAACATTACATGATCTTGGCCAAATGACAACATGTATAACAGGCTAGTTCTCATGTGGTAACAGTCACTCTTTTTGCTCTATGATGTGTCTGCTGTCCACATTAATAAGCACCACCAGTTTAACTCTGCAACTCTGTACATTACTGGATTCCTGCAAACCTTTCTTACCTTTTTGTGGATTCACTGCTAGAGAATTACATGGAAGGAAGGTCTTTTACCAAGACCTCCATGCATGATGGCATTCCAGCAGCGCTAAGCTACTTGATGAAGATGGTTTTCTCAAGCCTTCATTTAGTCCTAGATCCACCAAGAGACTGTCGGGTAAAGTAATGCAAATGGACCCTAAATCTTGAGGTTTACGAATCACAGCCTAGCTACCACGTGAGCCAACAGACAAAATGATTGCAACTTCTGATGGCCGTTTCCACAATGAGGAGCAGACCATGACACCTTTCCATTCCTTCACATGGCAGGTAAGAACACTGGTGACATTGTATATCTCTAACAAAACTCCAACATTAGGACCCACTCATTCCATCATGGCTGTAAATTACTATAAATCAGCAAACAACCAAAGCTCCTAAAAGATCCATGCACGTTGAAGCAGACTTCTATTCCACGAAATAAATCAGATGGAATCTTGCATAAGAAGCAAGGTAACACCCCTCATGCACATCATTGCCTCGAAATAATTAAGTTGCGGGTGGGGGTAATGGAGAGGGTGGTAATGGTTATGGTTAGAAAtgtattttattagaaaatgaatcaaaataatattttttttatttttttaaaattattttttatattaacacattaaaacaatctgaaaatatatatatagaaaattaattttaagtaaaaaatttttttaaatttttgtgaaAACGCGGTCCAAACACGTTATATGACTTATATCATTACAAGTGATACGCTAGTACAATGACACAAAAACCCAACATAATCAATCGACAAAACCTATAATCTGGATCATGAGATCGAGATGACCTcataaaatgcaaataaaaacaaattatgaagcttaattttcaatcaattcaatcttgaaggatgaaaattaaaaaaaaaatcaactaaaaaaagaacaaaaaaactagCTTAACGAGCTTAACCCGCGACCCATATCATAAGACTGTGATAAccctagaaaaattaaaactcaattctcaattaatccaatattgaatGGTTAActtgagaataaaattaaataaaaaattcctcgagtcaacctaggttaacttaccaaacatgggtcaaaaaattaggataactccatagaaatcaaatcgaaaaattttataaagttcaattctcaatcaatccaatgttgaatgatgaaatttttttaaaaaatcaattaagaaaaggatcaaaataaaaaaagagttaactTGGTTAACCCGCAAAACTTGTGATCCAAGTCATAAGACCTTAATAAccccatagaaaataaatcaaaaaataattatgataatcaattcttaatcaactcaatgtcaagtgatgaaattgaaaaaaaaaatttaattaaaaaaaatcgaatcaACACGGCTAACTCGCAAAACTCGTGAAACGAatcatgagactgagataaattgatataaaataaattataaagtccaaTACCTAGTAAAATCAAtgttaagaatgaaaaaaagaaaaataaaaacctaagtttgaaattaaaaagaaggaaaaaaaaactaaaagcctTATAACCTTGGAACACAATTTACTATTCATTGGAACAATGAAATGATACTTATAACCTTGGACTAATTGGGGGTAGAATTGTCTTTTTCAGGGATATATTAgtcattgtaaaattaattgggGATAAATTAGTTGTGACATCTTTCTTCATAGTAAAATGACTATTCTTccctgaaaagaaaaacaaaagtattAAGCTTTTGATCATgagctcttttatttttttcaaaaaacattgtaCAATAAAGTTATGGTCAAACCcttgggagaaaaaaaaattgaatatgcaTAAAGggctttctttctctttttcattttttaaatagctaaattatgaaattatccttgaatgtaaaaaaaaaaaaaaaaaagagatcttgtttcaatgatattttagtctttttattctagtttttattttttgtatttggttagAGATTGTTTGGTAAGtttaagtaattaaatattattaaaaaaaaaagtatcggCGTGTCAACTAGTGACAACCCCAGTGTTTTTAGATTGCGTGTGTGAAGCCATACAATTACCAAAATCATTCATGTGTGAAGATGATGTGAGCTGCTAGTCATCCTCTTTTCAGTGCTCATCGGTTATGTTGAGGTGgagttttttatttcctttctctaTTCTCTCTCATATCCTTGAAATTCATGTTAGccctttcaaaaaacaattatgttctccaatttataattttatcgattttggctttttttttaattactatttatttgacTTTcgattgtttttaaagtttagttttttttttcaattttttccctaTGTATGTTActccatttgattttttatatacaatttgTTTCTCCTACTTTAGATTGCtctttttctatgttttataaacttttcttgattaattttttttttcaattttgtcccttATCATTTACTTAacatttactatattttttttattcaattttggtccttattttttattttttttttcatatcattttcttgatttatctttttttttccctcaatattttatttaattttattttttttatccaattttagtcctcattctttcaattatatttttttgatctttttcttaatttattttgttttccaatttagctcctaattattttctttcattttgtttttataccaTATTTGATCCATATtgtttgagttttaattttttggttagaaattttacctttttattttttcatgattgtctTCCTAATGACCCGAGCTCGATTAAGTTTGGCCTAGTTTGGGGattgtttattaaaaacttattcttttttcaaaatcatcatttGGCATTTGATTATTAGACCATTAGATTTATTGTTGTTTCACTTTCCATTTGTTTTGTTGAGGTATATTGATCTCATATCTCGAGTAATAAGTTAGTTGAATTGACTTAGGTTCACTCAGATATCTttcctgtatttttttataaagttaatttttttttgaattttatcatttggtATTAAATTATTAGCCTTTAAGCTTCGtgatttttttcggttttctaTCTATTGGGTTATCTTGAATGCGGGTTAGTCATGCTAGCCcgagttttttttctcaatattttttatctaagtttgatttttttattgaggtaTATCGATCTCATATCTCAGGtaataagtttaatattttttattctgatctCATGCCGTGGGTAAGGGATTAGTCAAGTTAACAcgagttgacttgagtttttttccctcaactttttttttatgacattgatttttttttttaattttatcatttggcattaaattatttgttgttgccctttgttattttttgcttttctttctatCATATTATTATGAGAGTGAACAAGTAAAGTTAATCTGAATCAActcggattttttttatgtttttttttattgaactt is a genomic window of Populus alba chromosome 5, ASM523922v2, whole genome shotgun sequence containing:
- the LOC118038862 gene encoding GEM-like protein 4, producing the protein MKTSQKQVIGIPIRSAAYSVEKMPRLLLENAEQRYIPTPANKSLTCKQNKTDSLLKRMNKLGKKADKFAHGIREHVKLGTRITETLKGKLSLGARIIQVGGVKKVFRKLFGVGEGERLLKVCQCYLSTTAGPIAGLLFTSTEKIAFCSERSIKLSSPEGKLTRIHYKVVIPLRKVKTANQSENVKKPSEKYIEIVTVDDFDFWFMGFFSCQKAFKSLQQAIAQKQMNTSHSTLM
- the LOC118038878 gene encoding GEM-like protein 7, giving the protein MKNTFQDQALGIPINSAAYTARRSPLRFLPGPDGQYPQAYFKQCKAEYSMLKMMNKLGKKADNFANGVREHVRLGPKISETVKGKLSLGAKILQVGGVEKIFKQLFVVSEDEKLLKASQCYLSTTAGPIAGLLFVSTEKVAFCSERSIKISSPSGKSVRVHYKVLVPLKKIKMLNQSENVKKPSQKYLELVTVDDFDFWFMGFINYQKTFKYLQQAVSQISDEINVAF